From one Caldithrix abyssi DSM 13497 genomic stretch:
- a CDS encoding beta-N-acetylhexosaminidase gives MEFQLSVKHLLLMFAFIFLIINCGGPSQLKIETARYSIIPKPQKLTEKNGNFNLNSDTKLAIVGQDEKLAGLVDYVRQQFGVPTGFAFEEAPDAQSNVLILKIDEQVKGKDGSYRLTVDPDKIEITAPNARGLFYGLQTVRQLLPYAIESRDLVEGVEWSLPCVEIEDGPRFVYRGMHLDVGRHFFPVSFIKKYIDLLALQKMNYFHWHLTEDQGWRIEIKKYPKLTQVGAFRKQTITTHASKKPYIYDGQPYGGFYTQDEIREIVAYAQKRFVTIVPEIEMPGHSSAALAAYPELGCTGGPYQVADRWGIFKDVYCAGNEKTFQFLEDVLSEVAELFPGKYIHIGGDECPKDRWKTCPKCQARMKKEGLKDEHELQSYFIHRIENFLLSKNRYIIGWDEILEGGLAPQATVMSWRGIKGGIAAARQHHDVIMTPTSHCYFDYYQADPATQPLAIGGFLPLQKVYFYEPVPEELTEEEARYILGAQGNVWTEYMDNEKEVEYMAFPRACALAEVVWTNKEQKNWFDFLSRLQGFYGHLYAMGVNYFRGNVGELIELNKKLQ, from the coding sequence ATGGAATTTCAATTATCCGTAAAACATTTGCTGTTGATGTTTGCTTTTATATTTCTTATCATCAACTGTGGAGGACCTTCGCAATTGAAAATTGAGACAGCCAGATATTCAATCATTCCCAAGCCGCAAAAACTGACCGAAAAAAATGGTAATTTCAACTTAAATTCTGATACGAAACTGGCGATTGTCGGTCAGGACGAAAAACTGGCGGGGTTGGTCGATTATGTGCGTCAGCAGTTTGGCGTTCCCACCGGCTTTGCCTTCGAAGAAGCGCCGGATGCGCAAAGCAATGTCCTTATCCTTAAAATTGATGAGCAGGTGAAGGGCAAGGACGGCAGTTATCGTTTAACGGTCGATCCCGATAAAATCGAAATTACGGCGCCAAACGCCCGCGGCCTTTTTTATGGATTACAAACCGTGCGGCAGCTTTTGCCTTACGCCATTGAGAGTCGCGATCTGGTGGAGGGCGTTGAGTGGAGCCTGCCCTGCGTGGAAATTGAAGACGGGCCGCGCTTTGTGTATCGCGGCATGCATCTGGATGTAGGCCGTCACTTTTTTCCCGTGTCGTTTATTAAAAAGTACATCGATTTACTGGCCTTACAAAAGATGAATTATTTCCACTGGCATCTAACCGAAGATCAGGGCTGGCGCATCGAAATCAAAAAGTACCCCAAACTCACCCAGGTGGGCGCCTTTCGCAAGCAAACCATAACCACCCATGCTTCCAAAAAACCTTATATTTACGATGGCCAACCTTACGGCGGCTTTTACACCCAGGATGAAATCCGTGAAATTGTGGCCTATGCGCAAAAAAGGTTTGTGACCATCGTGCCGGAAATTGAAATGCCCGGCCACTCATCCGCCGCGCTGGCCGCCTATCCGGAATTAGGATGTACAGGCGGCCCGTACCAAGTGGCCGATCGCTGGGGGATTTTTAAAGATGTCTATTGCGCCGGAAATGAAAAAACGTTTCAATTTTTAGAAGATGTGTTAAGCGAAGTGGCGGAATTATTTCCCGGCAAGTACATCCATATTGGCGGCGATGAATGTCCTAAAGATCGCTGGAAAACGTGTCCGAAATGCCAGGCGCGAATGAAGAAAGAAGGCTTAAAAGATGAGCATGAACTACAGAGTTATTTTATTCACCGAATTGAAAATTTTTTACTGAGCAAAAATCGCTACATCATTGGCTGGGACGAAATCCTGGAAGGCGGATTGGCCCCGCAGGCCACGGTAATGAGCTGGAGAGGGATAAAGGGCGGAATTGCCGCTGCCAGGCAGCACCACGATGTGATTATGACGCCCACCAGCCACTGTTACTTTGATTATTATCAGGCGGATCCCGCCACCCAACCGCTGGCCATCGGCGGATTTTTACCCTTGCAAAAAGTCTATTTTTACGAGCCGGTTCCCGAAGAGCTGACCGAAGAAGAAGCGCGTTATATTTTAGGCGCCCAGGGAAATGTCTGGACCGAGTACATGGACAATGAAAAAGAGGTGGAGTATATGGCCTTTCCGCGAGCCTGCGCTCTGGCCGAAGTGGTGTGGACGAATAAGGAACAGAAAAACTGGTTTGATTTCCTCAGCCGTTTGCAGGGATTTTACGGCCACCTGTATGCGATGGGCGTCAATTACTTTCGCGGCAATGTAGGCGAGTTAATTGAACTAAACAAAAAGCTTCAATAA
- a CDS encoding phosphodiester glycosidase family protein translates to MRLIKLSALILLLPFLLQGQWQKIADGLYLGRFTSPEMKAAKASKITIVKINPGKFQFKLLSVSQLNHRPLTARQWAKRYRLIAVTNAGMFATDFKTHVGYMKNFEHINNSQINHYRSVAAFNPYDSDKFPFMIFDLERISFDQILKDYQCLIQNLRLIRKPRENRWKPQSRRWSEAALGQDKNGNVLLIFSRAPHSMYEFNNILLSLPIDLVCAQHLEGGPEASLFFKYGDVELRLMGSYETGFNENDDNTQFWPLPNVLGVTQK, encoded by the coding sequence ATGCGTCTGATCAAATTAAGCGCTCTGATTTTGCTTCTACCTTTTCTCCTACAGGGACAGTGGCAAAAAATAGCCGACGGTTTGTATTTAGGGCGTTTTACATCACCTGAAATGAAAGCCGCCAAAGCGTCTAAAATAACGATTGTAAAAATCAACCCCGGCAAATTTCAATTCAAATTATTAAGCGTTTCACAACTGAACCACCGCCCTCTTACCGCCCGGCAATGGGCAAAACGCTATCGACTCATTGCGGTTACCAATGCCGGCATGTTCGCCACGGATTTTAAAACGCATGTGGGATACATGAAAAATTTTGAGCACATCAACAATTCACAGATCAACCATTATCGTTCGGTCGCGGCCTTTAATCCTTATGATTCCGACAAATTTCCATTTATGATTTTTGATCTGGAGCGCATTTCATTTGATCAGATTCTTAAAGATTATCAATGCCTGATTCAAAACTTACGCCTGATCCGCAAACCGCGTGAAAATCGCTGGAAGCCGCAATCACGACGCTGGTCTGAAGCCGCTCTTGGCCAGGATAAAAACGGCAATGTATTGTTAATTTTTAGCCGCGCTCCTCATTCCATGTACGAGTTCAATAATATCTTACTAAGCCTGCCTATCGATCTGGTGTGCGCGCAACACCTGGAAGGCGGACCGGAGGCCTCTTTGTTTTTTAAATATGGGGATGTGGAACTGCGTTTAATGGGCAGTTACGAAACGGGGTTTAATGAAAACGACGACAACACGCAATTCTGGCCGCTTCCTAATGTTTTAGGCGTAACGCAAAAATAA
- a CDS encoding efflux RND transporter permease subunit, which yields MKLVEISIKKRITLSMIYLIIIGFALFSFSQLKVDLFPDIDFPVVGIITEYSGIGPQDMENLVARPIEEAVSATKNVKKVSSQVSQGVCLTLLEFDWGTDIDKAENDVRKRIDLVRDFLPEEASEPLTFAFDPSMMPINFILINSPTMGPAELRQLGEDRIEPLLERVEGVATVETQGGLERQINVRLDPVKLAAHTLSPVDVVRAIRSAGGLLPAGSIETSTTNFNLHIASEFKSLDRLKQVVLKYERGRPLLLKDVATVEDGFKELRSDVRVNYNQGVYMRVFKQSDANTVQACRNVRQAVEEMKEFLPEDVELKIVYDQSDYILRSVGNLGDTAFLAFIIAFAVIYFFLRNFRGSIIMGLAIPVSVISTFAVMMLANLTLNIISMAGLALAIGMLVDNSIVVLENIYRHREMGQERSAAANNGASEVAMAITASTLTTIGVFLPVLFVPGIAGELFNDMVVTIAFSLFASLMIALTLVPMLSARLLKTEAEMTRIRLARFKNWVTLLLQRLTQRYMALLRWALRHKSVVIGLTTVLFLTSLSLINFIGGEFLPKSDQGFIALTILREKGTPLDQTRKTVLQLENIIKQEIPEASDVLAIFGSGEGIFALFGGAGSEAINLRIRLTPMEERSRSQMEIEDALRKRLDQIPGITYQIIQQGMISTDRAIEVKFFGHDLHQAKQLAEQLKEKMEKIPGLVDIDLNMKEGGQEIRIIPDVRRLNDLKLSPLLVADIISTAIQGKVAARFRESGDEYDILVQLDRPFRNSKESLRHLLIPTFSGKMIPLEQVARIEETDAPSTIYRENQERFVSVGCELSDIDLSSAVRIIRSLIDELNVPAEFQVVIGGTAEDQQESFFYLTIAFFAAILLVYMIMASQFESLLDPFIIMFTVPLSIIGVLWALFITGTTLSVMALVGIVMLVGIVVNNGIVLVDYINQLRQQGKGLYEAVEQGGQVRLRPVLMTALTTILGMVPLALEVGSGSENWAPLARAVIGGLTTSTLLTLVIVPVMYVIFEQVGDKVRVWWEKL from the coding sequence ATGAAATTAGTCGAAATTTCCATAAAAAAACGCATTACCTTAAGCATGATCTATTTGATCATCATCGGTTTTGCTTTGTTCTCGTTCTCACAGCTTAAAGTGGATTTGTTCCCGGATATTGATTTTCCGGTGGTCGGCATCATAACCGAATATTCCGGTATCGGCCCGCAGGACATGGAAAACCTGGTTGCCCGCCCCATCGAAGAGGCTGTTTCGGCCACCAAAAACGTTAAAAAAGTTTCTTCGCAGGTCAGTCAGGGCGTTTGCCTTACCCTGCTGGAATTCGACTGGGGTACCGATATTGACAAAGCCGAAAATGACGTGCGTAAACGCATCGATCTGGTGCGCGATTTTTTGCCGGAAGAAGCCAGCGAACCGTTGACTTTTGCCTTTGATCCTTCCATGATGCCCATCAATTTTATTTTGATCAATTCGCCCACCATGGGCCCGGCCGAACTGCGTCAGCTGGGCGAAGATCGGATTGAACCTTTGCTGGAACGCGTGGAAGGCGTGGCCACCGTAGAAACCCAGGGCGGCCTGGAGCGGCAGATTAATGTGCGGCTCGATCCGGTTAAGCTGGCGGCTCACACTCTTTCGCCGGTCGATGTGGTACGCGCCATTCGTTCGGCGGGCGGATTGCTACCGGCCGGAAGCATTGAAACCTCAACAACCAATTTTAATTTGCACATTGCCAGCGAATTTAAGTCGCTTGACCGCTTAAAACAGGTCGTCTTAAAATATGAACGAGGGCGTCCGCTCCTTTTAAAAGACGTGGCCACAGTCGAAGATGGATTTAAAGAACTGCGCAGCGACGTGCGCGTCAATTACAACCAGGGCGTTTACATGCGCGTCTTTAAGCAGTCGGACGCCAACACCGTGCAGGCCTGCCGCAATGTGCGTCAGGCTGTGGAAGAAATGAAAGAATTCTTGCCCGAAGATGTTGAACTAAAAATTGTGTACGATCAGTCGGACTATATTTTACGTTCGGTTGGCAACCTTGGCGACACGGCCTTTCTGGCCTTTATCATTGCCTTTGCTGTGATCTATTTCTTTTTGCGCAATTTCCGCGGAAGCATCATCATGGGCCTGGCCATACCGGTTTCAGTGATTTCGACCTTTGCCGTGATGATGCTGGCCAATTTAACTTTAAATATCATTTCCATGGCTGGTCTGGCGCTGGCCATCGGTATGCTGGTCGATAATTCCATTGTGGTGCTGGAAAATATCTACCGACACAGAGAAATGGGCCAGGAGCGTTCGGCGGCCGCCAACAACGGCGCCTCCGAGGTGGCCATGGCCATTACCGCCTCTACCTTAACGACCATCGGCGTGTTTTTGCCCGTGCTGTTTGTGCCGGGCATTGCCGGCGAATTATTCAACGACATGGTGGTTACCATTGCCTTTAGTTTATTTGCCTCTCTAATGATCGCCCTGACCCTGGTGCCCATGCTCAGCGCCCGCCTGCTGAAGACAGAAGCCGAGATGACCAGAATCAGATTGGCCAGATTTAAAAATTGGGTGACGCTTCTTCTCCAACGTCTTACGCAACGCTACATGGCGCTTTTACGCTGGGCTTTGCGCCACAAGTCGGTGGTGATTGGCCTGACCACCGTATTGTTTTTAACATCTCTTTCATTGATTAATTTCATTGGCGGTGAGTTTCTGCCCAAATCGGATCAGGGATTTATTGCTTTAACTATTTTGCGCGAAAAAGGCACGCCGCTCGATCAAACGCGTAAAACTGTTTTACAACTGGAAAATATCATAAAACAGGAGATTCCGGAGGCCAGCGACGTGCTGGCTATCTTTGGCTCAGGAGAAGGCATCTTTGCTCTGTTTGGGGGCGCCGGTAGCGAAGCGATCAACCTGCGCATTCGCTTAACGCCCATGGAGGAACGTTCCCGTTCGCAAATGGAAATTGAAGACGCGCTGCGTAAACGGCTGGATCAAATTCCGGGCATCACCTATCAAATCATTCAGCAGGGAATGATTTCCACCGACCGCGCCATTGAGGTGAAGTTTTTCGGACATGATCTGCATCAGGCAAAGCAATTAGCGGAACAACTCAAGGAAAAAATGGAAAAAATTCCCGGCCTGGTGGATATCGATCTCAATATGAAAGAAGGGGGCCAGGAAATACGGATCATTCCCGATGTGCGTCGGCTGAACGATTTAAAACTCTCGCCTTTGCTGGTGGCCGACATCATTTCCACAGCCATTCAGGGCAAGGTGGCGGCACGCTTCCGTGAGTCCGGCGACGAGTATGATATTCTGGTGCAACTGGACAGGCCATTCCGTAACAGCAAAGAATCATTGCGACATTTGCTTATTCCCACCTTCAGCGGCAAAATGATACCCCTGGAGCAGGTGGCGCGCATAGAAGAGACGGATGCGCCATCGACCATCTACCGCGAAAATCAGGAACGCTTTGTCTCGGTTGGCTGCGAGCTTTCGGATATCGATCTCTCCAGCGCGGTGCGTATTATTCGCTCCCTGATTGATGAGCTGAACGTTCCCGCGGAATTTCAGGTGGTGATTGGCGGAACGGCGGAAGATCAGCAGGAGTCGTTTTTTTACCTGACTATCGCCTTTTTTGCCGCTATTTTGCTGGTGTACATGATCATGGCCTCACAGTTCGAATCGCTGCTCGATCCGTTCATCATCATGTTTACCGTGCCGCTTTCGATCATCGGCGTTTTGTGGGCGCTGTTTATCACCGGCACCACCCTTAGCGTAATGGCGCTGGTGGGCATCGTCATGCTGGTGGGCATTGTGGTCAACAACGGTATTGTGTTGGTGGATTACATCAACCAGTTGCGCCAGCAGGGAAAGGGACTGTACGAAGCCGTCGAACAAGGCGGCCAGGTGCGTTTGCGTCCGGTTTTGATGACGGCCCTGACCACCATTTTAGGCATGGTTCCCCTGGCGCTTGAAGTGGGCAGCGGATCGGAAAACTGGGCGCCGCTGGCCAGAGCGGTCATCGGCGGTCTGACCACCAGCACCTTGCTGACGCTGGTCATCGTTCCTGTGATGTACGTTATTTTTGAACAGGTGGGCGATAAGGTGCGAGTCTGGTGGGAAAAATTGTAA
- a CDS encoding efflux RND transporter periplasmic adaptor subunit: protein MQKTIIWFMLLAFLFACQKKTEQSAERAVPVSVLVIKPDSIRTFIEITGSLQASNDALVYSRLSEEVKEIVKPVGSKVRKGAVIVRLDDSMVLQAKKQAEAALASARARYQKVKQDFERYQRLYKQQAISQQQWQQMQAAMQEAEAALRQMEANLAQVSEQFEHSLIKAPFDGLVGSVYFDVGQMAAAGQPVVKIINPDLMKAKLYIPDSYYHRLKVGQKVYAHFPAQAGKEFTGQVIRIDRAIDPTSRTVAVEAIFPNEHGLLTSGLYGLFKIELQVRRRTVVVPDNAILSQTSVRVDPQTGKPTAHRKYYAFVVKQGRAAQTEVRTNLSAGDRIEVVQGLSFGDSLIVVGQRMIKDGQKTKVVEAY, encoded by the coding sequence ATGCAGAAAACGATTATCTGGTTCATGCTGCTGGCTTTTTTATTTGCCTGCCAGAAGAAAACAGAGCAAAGCGCTGAACGGGCCGTTCCCGTCAGTGTGCTGGTTATAAAGCCCGATTCCATTCGGACCTTTATTGAGATTACCGGCAGTCTGCAGGCCAGTAATGACGCTCTGGTGTACAGTCGGCTTTCGGAAGAGGTAAAAGAAATCGTAAAGCCCGTGGGCAGTAAGGTGCGGAAAGGGGCGGTTATTGTTCGCCTGGACGATTCCATGGTGCTGCAGGCTAAAAAGCAGGCCGAAGCGGCGCTTGCTTCGGCCAGGGCGCGTTATCAAAAGGTGAAGCAAGATTTTGAACGGTATCAACGCCTGTACAAACAACAGGCCATTAGCCAACAGCAGTGGCAGCAAATGCAGGCCGCCATGCAGGAAGCCGAAGCCGCTTTAAGGCAAATGGAAGCAAACCTGGCTCAGGTCAGCGAACAATTTGAGCACAGCCTGATTAAAGCGCCGTTTGACGGTCTGGTAGGCAGCGTCTATTTTGATGTGGGACAGATGGCGGCCGCCGGACAACCGGTGGTTAAAATCATTAATCCCGATTTAATGAAGGCCAAACTCTACATTCCCGATAGTTATTACCATCGTTTAAAGGTCGGCCAAAAGGTTTACGCTCACTTCCCCGCGCAGGCCGGAAAGGAATTTACGGGCCAGGTTATTAGAATCGACCGGGCCATTGATCCGACCAGTCGCACGGTTGCCGTGGAAGCCATTTTCCCCAACGAACACGGCCTTTTAACCTCTGGTTTGTACGGACTGTTCAAAATAGAATTGCAGGTCCGTCGCCGGACGGTGGTGGTTCCGGATAACGCCATTCTTTCGCAAACCAGTGTGCGTGTGGATCCACAAACCGGCAAACCCACCGCCCACCGTAAATACTACGCTTTTGTCGTAAAGCAGGGAAGGGCGGCGCAGACCGAAGTCCGTACCAACTTAAGCGCCGGCGACCGCATCGAAGTTGTCCAGGGCTTAAGCTTTGGCGATTCTCTGATTGTTGTGGGACAACGGATGATTAAAGACGGGCAGAAGACAAAAGTGGTGGAAGCGTATTGA
- a CDS encoding TolC family protein produces the protein MRKTVITISLIFCILKMGVSGDIIALSWDQVMELGMRQNLELHMLRQDVNHQKLNVYRAMSDFLPTLNYSFQAVNNVELPVLVFMGNQFRIGTKYNFTHALQAQYPLFLGGARIVNLKIQNHARKSLLQMLKGKEEEIVLKAIEAYFQVILSRDLLAVSRRAQQAARANFQQVKKFYEAGAASQLDFLRAQSKLSQTIPAVTSALNALRMSEENLKYILNISVHDSVVVLDSLAEKDFLGPLKELELTALQQMAQESRPDLKSLEHQLQIGGQKEWLAGSRFLPQIVAAASVQHQAFLETAAVKSEDYTRAKSASISLQWPLFEGGKRVLEWQQAVIQKRKAAYQKELLKRTIMLEVKNNWNQFRLSKQNLKSLKQAFEEAKETLRLANLTYKEGVSTQVEVLNAQTAFTDAEARYRKGIFDYNIAQLKLLKALGKLHWLWQSNGTEN, from the coding sequence ATGAGAAAAACGGTCATTACCATATCGTTGATTTTTTGCATCCTTAAAATGGGCGTTTCCGGCGATATCATCGCTTTAAGCTGGGATCAGGTAATGGAATTAGGAATGCGGCAAAATCTGGAACTCCACATGTTGCGCCAGGATGTAAACCATCAAAAATTGAATGTGTACAGGGCCATGAGTGATTTTTTACCCACTTTAAATTACAGTTTTCAGGCCGTAAACAATGTGGAGCTGCCGGTGCTGGTCTTCATGGGCAACCAGTTTCGCATCGGCACAAAGTACAATTTTACGCATGCCCTGCAGGCGCAGTATCCGCTATTTCTGGGAGGCGCGCGCATTGTAAATTTAAAGATTCAAAATCACGCCCGGAAGTCGCTGCTGCAGATGTTGAAGGGCAAAGAAGAAGAGATCGTTTTAAAAGCCATCGAAGCCTATTTTCAGGTCATCTTAAGCCGCGATTTATTAGCCGTCAGCCGCAGGGCGCAGCAGGCGGCCCGGGCCAATTTCCAGCAGGTTAAAAAGTTTTACGAAGCGGGAGCCGCATCGCAGCTGGATTTTTTACGGGCCCAATCAAAGCTTTCTCAAACCATTCCCGCCGTTACATCGGCTTTAAATGCACTGCGCATGAGCGAAGAAAATCTAAAATATATTTTAAATATCAGCGTGCACGATTCCGTGGTCGTGCTGGATAGTCTGGCAGAAAAAGATTTTTTGGGGCCGTTAAAAGAACTCGAGTTAACGGCGTTACAGCAGATGGCGCAGGAGAGTCGTCCGGATTTGAAAAGCCTGGAACATCAGCTTCAGATCGGGGGCCAGAAGGAGTGGTTAGCGGGCTCGCGATTTTTACCGCAAATTGTGGCTGCCGCCAGTGTGCAGCATCAGGCCTTTCTGGAAACCGCCGCGGTAAAATCAGAAGACTACACCAGGGCAAAGTCGGCTTCTATCTCCCTGCAGTGGCCGCTGTTTGAAGGCGGAAAGCGTGTGCTGGAATGGCAGCAGGCCGTTATTCAAAAGCGGAAGGCCGCCTATCAAAAAGAGCTGCTCAAACGAACCATCATGCTGGAAGTAAAAAACAATTGGAATCAATTCCGCTTGAGTAAGCAAAATTTAAAAAGCTTAAAACAGGCTTTTGAAGAAGCTAAAGAGACGTTGCGTTTGGCAAACCTTACATACAAAGAAGGCGTAAGCACGCAGGTAGAAGTGTTGAACGCGCAAACGGCTTTTACAGACGCAGAGGCGCGTTACCGTAAAGGCATTTTTGACTACAACATCGCCCAGCTTAAATTGCTTAAAGCCCTTGGTAAGCTTCATTGGCTCTGGCAGTCCAATGGTACGGAAAATTAA
- a CDS encoding TetR/AcrR family transcriptional regulator: MNNLSNAKSEDTRNRIFQAAAELFANYGFERVSIRQICEAVGVQKPTLYYYFKDKETLILEMIRFTQQIVQTVRKDYVDCKTDFLEKIRGLLYGRKYFVETYPHFFRFYAMLHLFSTTEKVRAEMITLMLPLLDEFGAILVQGQEQGYIAPDEDLEMLMQTILGTLNGLSMRKFVFQEEAAFSDENLQRVFDFWQKHLFLNPKKRG; this comes from the coding sequence ATGAACAACCTTTCCAATGCAAAATCAGAAGATACCAGAAATCGCATTTTCCAGGCCGCTGCCGAACTGTTTGCCAACTACGGCTTCGAAAGAGTCTCCATCCGGCAGATTTGTGAAGCGGTTGGCGTTCAAAAGCCCACGCTTTATTATTACTTTAAAGACAAAGAAACTTTGATTCTGGAAATGATCCGCTTCACGCAACAAATCGTACAGACCGTACGTAAAGATTATGTCGATTGCAAAACAGATTTTCTGGAAAAAATACGCGGGCTGCTTTACGGAAGAAAGTATTTCGTGGAAACTTACCCTCATTTTTTTAGATTTTATGCCATGCTTCATCTGTTTTCTACAACAGAGAAGGTAAGGGCGGAAATGATAACCTTGATGTTGCCTTTGTTAGATGAGTTTGGCGCCATCCTTGTGCAGGGGCAGGAGCAGGGCTACATTGCGCCGGATGAAGACCTGGAAATGTTGATGCAGACGATTCTGGGCACCTTAAACGGCCTGAGCATGCGCAAATTTGTTTTCCAGGAAGAAGCCGCCTTTTCGGATGAAAATTTACAGCGCGTGTTTGATTTCTGGCAAAAACATTTGTTTTTGAATCCCAAAAAGAGAGGATGA
- a CDS encoding radical SAM protein → MKAQEPSYLALYRSGELQQRVERLNALLTSCTVCPRNCQVNRLDDEQGFCLTGRHAYVTSICDHHGEEPVLSGYRGSGTVFFGGCNLRCVFCQNYQISQRPSYFKQFEMTGDELARQIVALQNNLGVHNINFVSPSHVVPQMVEAIFKAVLLGLKIPIVYNSNGYDSLEAIRLLEGIVDIYLPDFKYFSDDSAWQYSGVKDYLPRVQAVLKEMYRQVGDLQVDEHGVAVKGLIIRHLILPNDQAGSEEVLEWIARELSPAVAVSLMAQYYPTHKASRYPLISRRIRYGEYRRALDKMESLGLTSGFAQHMDAPEHYRPDFEKDGHPFE, encoded by the coding sequence ATGAAGGCGCAAGAACCATCATACCTGGCGTTGTACCGCAGCGGCGAATTGCAACAGCGCGTTGAGCGGCTCAATGCGTTGTTAACAAGCTGTACGGTTTGTCCCAGAAACTGCCAGGTCAACCGACTTGACGACGAGCAGGGATTTTGCCTGACCGGGCGCCATGCTTACGTGACCTCCATTTGCGACCATCACGGCGAGGAACCGGTTCTTTCCGGCTACCGCGGCTCGGGCACGGTCTTTTTTGGCGGCTGCAACCTGCGCTGTGTCTTTTGTCAGAACTATCAAATCAGTCAGCGACCTTCATATTTCAAACAATTCGAAATGACCGGCGACGAACTGGCCCGCCAGATAGTCGCCCTGCAAAATAATCTGGGCGTTCACAACATTAATTTTGTTTCGCCTTCCCATGTGGTTCCGCAAATGGTAGAGGCCATTTTCAAAGCCGTACTGCTGGGCCTTAAAATCCCCATCGTTTACAACTCCAATGGCTACGATTCGCTGGAAGCTATTCGCCTGCTGGAGGGCATCGTCGATATTTACCTGCCCGATTTTAAATATTTTTCTGACGATTCTGCCTGGCAGTATTCCGGAGTAAAGGATTACCTGCCGCGCGTTCAGGCGGTTTTAAAAGAGATGTACCGCCAGGTGGGCGACCTGCAGGTTGATGAACACGGCGTGGCCGTAAAAGGTCTGATCATCCGTCATTTAATATTGCCTAATGACCAGGCCGGTTCTGAAGAAGTACTGGAATGGATTGCTCGCGAGCTTTCTCCCGCAGTGGCGGTCAGTCTGATGGCCCAGTACTATCCCACGCACAAGGCATCGCGTTATCCTTTGATTTCACGGCGCATCCGTTATGGAGAATACCGCCGCGCGCTGGATAAGATGGAATCCCTGGGTCTGACCTCCGGTTTTGCCCAGCACATGGACGCGCCGGAACATTACCGGCCGGATTTTGAAAAAGACGGTCATCCATTCGAATGA
- a CDS encoding uroporphyrinogen decarboxylase family protein — MRTSPKEIEMPSQERVKRAIRFASPDRMPVMHAILPAVQVKYGTSLNQVLKPLPDDFGWRPSAELSEKKLPDRFQKGKHYDEFGVLWQVENAGSYGIPVEFPLSDWGAYPSYQWPEPVIGYYQIHQYAGEICNGLKTYALGGWLSFFERMQQLRGAENLMMDLAFKTQEVYRLREDLLAYNLRWLDKLLAAQYDGLQFIDDWGAQKSLMIEPQLWRDFFKPVYKTMFEKVKNRGVDVHFHSDGYIMEIIPDLLDLGVDVLHCQCTIMDAEKLGRDFSGKVCFRTELDSQHILPFGTPRAVEKHVRHLFKHLGTSQGGLIACAEIGPDVPLENIRAIYQAFMAYAD; from the coding sequence ATGCGTACTTCTCCGAAGGAAATAGAAATGCCCAGTCAGGAGCGTGTAAAACGCGCCATTCGTTTTGCCTCGCCGGATCGCATGCCTGTCATGCACGCCATTTTGCCCGCCGTGCAAGTTAAGTACGGTACCTCTTTAAACCAGGTGTTAAAGCCGCTTCCAGACGATTTCGGCTGGCGGCCGTCGGCAGAGCTCAGCGAGAAAAAGTTGCCGGACAGATTTCAAAAGGGAAAACACTACGACGAATTCGGGGTCTTGTGGCAGGTGGAAAACGCGGGCAGCTATGGCATACCCGTGGAATTCCCCTTGAGCGATTGGGGAGCTTACCCGTCCTATCAATGGCCGGAGCCGGTTATCGGCTATTACCAGATTCATCAATACGCCGGAGAAATCTGTAATGGATTGAAAACTTACGCCCTGGGCGGATGGCTTTCTTTTTTTGAACGGATGCAACAATTGCGCGGCGCGGAAAACCTGATGATGGACCTGGCTTTTAAAACGCAGGAAGTGTATCGTCTGCGAGAGGATTTGCTGGCCTACAATTTGCGCTGGCTGGACAAATTGCTGGCCGCCCAATACGACGGTCTGCAGTTTATCGACGACTGGGGCGCTCAAAAGAGTTTGATGATCGAACCGCAATTATGGCGGGATTTCTTTAAACCCGTTTACAAAACCATGTTCGAAAAGGTCAAAAACAGGGGAGTGGACGTCCATTTTCACTCCGACGGCTACATCATGGAAATTATCCCGGACTTGCTCGACCTGGGCGTGGATGTGCTCCACTGCCAGTGTACGATTATGGATGCGGAAAAACTGGGGCGGGATTTTTCAGGTAAGGTCTGCTTCAGGACTGAACTGGATAGCCAGCATATTCTGCCCTTCGGAACCCCGCGGGCGGTGGAGAAGCATGTTCGCCATTTGTTTAAACATCTGGGCACATCGCAGGGCGGACTGATTGCCTGCGCGGAAATCGGGCCGGACGTGCCGCTGGAAAATATTCGCGCCATTTACCAGGCCTTTATGGCATACGCGGATTGA